CTCGGCGACAAGCTGCAGTTGGTGGGCGATGACCTGTTCGTGACCAATACCAAGATCCTGGCCGAAGGCATTGCCAAGAACGTCGCCAACAGCATCCTGATCAAGCCGAACCAGATCGGTACGCTGACCGAGACGCTGGAGGCCATCGACATGGCGACGCGCGCTGGTTATTCCAGCGTGGTTTCGCACCGCTCCGGCGAAACCGAGGACACCACGATCGCCGACATCGCCGTCGCCACCAGTGCCTCGCAGATCAAGACCGGTTCGCTGTGTCGCTCCGACCGCATGGCCAAGTACAACCAGTTGCTGCGCATCGAGAAGCAGCTCGGTTCGCAGGCACGGTATCCGGGCGCCTCTGCATTTCCGATTAAACTCGGATAAACTTTAGGAGTCTGGTATAAGCTATTGAAATGACGCGTGTGACGGCAGCTATTTTACTATCGCTGTTCGCTGCCCTGCAGTATCGACTGTGGGTGGCGGACGGTGGGCTGTCGCATACGCATCGTCTCAAGTCGCTGATCGCCGCCGAATCGGCGGAGGTGGCGCAGATGCGTGCGCGCAATGCCGCGCTGGATGCCGAAGTCAGCGACCTGCACGCGGGGCTCGAAGCGGTCGAGGCGCGCGCCCGCAGCACGCTGGGCATGATCAAATCCGACGAGACGTTCTACCTCGTCGTTTCACGCTGATTCGGGCCGTTCCGAACCTTGGCAAGCACGCCTCGCTACTGGGCCGTGGTCGTGGCCGCCGGCAGCGGCTCGCGCATGGCCGCCGATCGCCCCAAACAGTATCTGCCCCTGGCCGGACGCTGCGTCATCGAATGGAGTCTCGAGCCCTTTCTGGGCTGTGACTGGATCGCCGGTATCGTGGTGGTGCTGGCCGCGGCGGATCACGAGTTCGAAAAACTGCCGGTCAGTCGAGACGGTCGGGTGTTCAGCGTCGGCGGTGGTGCCAGTCGCGCCGAATCGGTGTTGTGCGGACTGCGCTGGATCGAAGCCAGGCTCGCCAAGCCGCACGATCGCAGCTATGTCCTGGTACATGACGCCGCGCGGCCGTGCCTGCGTCGAGAGGATCTGGATCGCCTGCGCGATCAGGCCAGCAATGTCGACGGCGGTCTGTTGGCAACGCCGGTGACCGATACGCTCAAGCGCGAAGCGCAATCCAGGGTGGACGAGACCGTCAGTCGCGATGCCTTATGGCGCGCGCAGACGCCACAACTGTTCGAGCTGCCGAGGCTGGTTCAGGCACTGGAAGTGGCGGCATCCAGCGGGCTCGCCGTGACCGACGACGCCAGCGCGATGGAAGCGATCGGCGCGCAGCCGCATCTGGTGCGCGGCAGCGGGTCGAATATCAAGATCACGCACGCTGAGGATCTGGCGCTGGCCGAGTTCTGGCTGCGTCAACTGGGGCGGTTGCCCTGATGCTGCATTGCCAGATTCCTGCGAGTTGCGCATTGCTCCCGGCGCTCGCGTAAGCTCAACCGTATCCGTCCCGCTCCGACGACCCATGTTCCGTATCGGCCAAGGTTTCGACCTGCATCGCCTACAGCCCGGCGAGGGCGTGACGCTCGGCGGTGTCTATATCGCCTGCGACTACGCGATCGTCGCGCATTCCGACGGCGATGCCGCGATCCATGCCCTGTGCGATGCTCTGCTGGGCGCAGCCGCGCTTGGCGACATCGGCCACTATTTCCCGGACACCGACCCCGAGTTCGCCGGCGCGGACAGCCGCGTGCTGCTGCGCGAGGTGGTCAAGACACTGGCGCAGGCCGGGTTTCGGCCGGTCAACGTGGACCTCACGATCGTCGCGCAGGTCCCCAAGCTGGCGCCCTACATCGTCACGATGCGGCAGCGCTTGTGCGAGGACCTGGGCGTCGATATCGGCGCCGTCAGCGTCAAGGCGACTACGCACGAAGGCGTCGACGCGATCGGCGAGAAGCGCGCACTGTCGGCGCACGCCGTGACCCTGATCGCTGCCGACATGTGAACGGGATGCCGGACGCGGCGGCTTCAGGTGCGGGATGGTCCGCTTCGGCGGCCTGTTGGTCGCCGGATCGCTAGCGATAGGCCGCGCCGTAGCGTTCCAGCGCGAGATTGGCCACGGTGTAGACGATCGCGCCCGCCATGAAGCCGCTGGCGATCGCAGCGAACCCGCCGGTTTGATGGGGCTCGGCCATCAGCTCGAACGCCAGCGCCGAAATCAGCACGCCGCTGCCGAAGGCCATG
This genomic interval from Gammaproteobacteria bacterium contains the following:
- a CDS encoding septum formation initiator family protein; translated protein: MTRVTAAILLSLFAALQYRLWVADGGLSHTHRLKSLIAAESAEVAQMRARNAALDAEVSDLHAGLEAVEARARSTLGMIKSDETFYLVVSR
- the ispD gene encoding 2-C-methyl-D-erythritol 4-phosphate cytidylyltransferase; the protein is MASTPRYWAVVVAAGSGSRMAADRPKQYLPLAGRCVIEWSLEPFLGCDWIAGIVVVLAAADHEFEKLPVSRDGRVFSVGGGASRAESVLCGLRWIEARLAKPHDRSYVLVHDAARPCLRREDLDRLRDQASNVDGGLLATPVTDTLKREAQSRVDETVSRDALWRAQTPQLFELPRLVQALEVAASSGLAVTDDASAMEAIGAQPHLVRGSGSNIKITHAEDLALAEFWLRQLGRLP
- the ispF gene encoding 2-C-methyl-D-erythritol 2,4-cyclodiphosphate synthase, translated to MFRIGQGFDLHRLQPGEGVTLGGVYIACDYAIVAHSDGDAAIHALCDALLGAAALGDIGHYFPDTDPEFAGADSRVLLREVVKTLAQAGFRPVNVDLTIVAQVPKLAPYIVTMRQRLCEDLGVDIGAVSVKATTHEGVDAIGEKRALSAHAVTLIAADM